In the genome of Pelodiscus sinensis isolate JC-2024 chromosome 15, ASM4963464v1, whole genome shotgun sequence, one region contains:
- the TRAFD1 gene encoding TRAF-type zinc finger domain-containing protein 1: MDMAAANEQKTQLCSNCKKDILVTNFTIHEVHCNRNISLCCFCKESVPKSEMKIHIESEHVQVTCKCNMKMEKSHLEDHKASACPLRLVMCQHCEIELAFNKLQDHEDYCGTRTETCSECGHHVMVKDLKEHPQVCGKVKEKRASQAMSHNYEADAANLCAFQTIRNILKSDNYVEPLQRMYGPLEGQFNSRFGEDQTSKNINRRNASAMQRDQPQGHELDLLERNKNTASSLYGELNSDLDYMLALRLQRENNPCNSIAAEIHHDFWNNYAKESESSEYLSGTNKSDTFSPVPLSNTSNQLKNDEIMLPCEFCEALYPEEDLILHETGCNPASAFASFSKRSSSPSQQQECNRPAKDFLNQLHSGKSTYSLQHKAVQTEGSIIIPCEFCGVQLEEEVLFHHQDQCDLRPATVRLGESWQPLPHKDNLKRSESPDVRRRIRHQGEILSGYLEDFRQQRFTHEIGVSQSLNNLETARSIPLASLSSVRVNDAPTQGKSSNLACNEGRLRNRGTSESGGGRPMSLVQPPQNFHSESYVPTFQGRSPPRPSVRNEASRNPRMGNVPVNFRNRRTKAKSQRPESGHHEEE, encoded by the exons ATGGATATGGCTGCAGCAAATGAACAGAAAACACAACTGTGCAGCAACTG CAAAAAGGATATTCTTGTAACTAACTTCACCATCCATGAGGTCCACTGTAATAGAAATATTAGCCTGTGTTGTTTCTGCAAGGAGTCTGTGCCTAAATCTGAAATGAAAATCCACATTGAATCTGAACATGTGCAG GTTACCTGTAAGTGTAATATGAAGATGGAAAAAAGTCACCTAGAGGATCATAAG GCATCAGCATGCCCTCTGCGTCTTGTAATGTGTCAACATTGTGAGATAGAACTTGCATTCAATAAACTTCAGGATCATGAGGATTACTGTGGAACTAGGACTGAAACATGTAGCGAATGCGGTCACCATGTAATGGTAAAAGATTTGAAAGAGCACCCTCAAGTTTGTGGAAAGGTGAAAGAAAAGAGAGCTAGTCAAGCAATGTCACATAACTATGAGGCTGATGCTGCAAATCTGTGTGCCTTTCAAACAATCAGAAACATTCTGAAGTCAGACAACTATGTTGAGCCTTTACAGAGGATGTACGGGCCATTGGAAGGCCAATTTAATAGCCGCTTTGGAGAAGACCAGACTTCTAAGAATATTAACAGAAGAAATGCATCTGCAATGCAGAGAGATCAACCTCAAG GGCATGAACTGGACCTGCTGGAGAGGAATAAAAACACAGCATCCTCTCTTTATGGAGAGCTAAATTCTGACTTAGACTATATGTTAGCCCTTCGACTGCAACGTGAGAATAATCCCTGCAACAGTATTGCAGCTGAAATTCACCATGATTTCTGGAACAACTATGCTAAAGAATCAGAGTCATCTGAGTATCTCAGTGGAACAAACAAATCAGATACTTTCTCTCCTGTCCCTTTGTCTAACACTTCAAATCAGCTAAAAA ATGATGAGATCATGTTACCATGTGAATTTTGTGAGGCCCTCTACCCTGAAGAAGACCTGATTCTCCATGAG ACAGGCTGTAACCCAGCAAGTGCCTTTGCTTCATTCAGTAAACGAAGTTCCTCACCAAGTCAACAACAAGAATGCAACAGACCTGCTAAAGATTTCTTAAACCAACTGCACAGCGGCAAATCTACATAttctctgcagcataaagctGTACAGACAGAAGGGAGTATCATCATTCCATGTGAATTCTGTGGAGTTCAGTTAGAAGAGGAAGTACTCTTCCACCACCAG GACCAGTGTGACTTACGCCCAGCCACTGTCCGCCTAGGGGAATCATGGCAACCATTGCCACACAAAGACAACTTGAAGAGATCCGAATCGCCAGACGTTAGAAGACGCATCAGGCATCAAG GTGAAATCTTATCTGGATACCTAGAAGACTTCAGGCAGCAGAGATTCACCCATGAAATAGGAGTAAGCCAATCACTAAATAACTTGGAAACTGCCAGAAGCATACCATTGGCCTCTCTTAGTTCGGTAAGAGTGAATGATGCTCCGACCCAAGGGAAGTCCAGCAACTTAGCTTGTAATGAAGGAAGACTGAGAAACAGAGGCACCTCTGAATCTGGAGGAGGTCGTCCTATGTCACTTGTGCAACCCCCTCAAAACTTCCACTCCGAAAGCTATGTGCCGACTTTCCAAGGGAGGTCTCCCCCACGACCAAG TGTGAGAAACGAAGCAAGCCGAAATCCTAGGATGGGAAATGTACCTGTCAATTTCAGAAACCGGAGAACAAAG GCAAAATCCCAGAGACCAGAGTCTGGCCATCATGAGGAAGAATAA